In a single window of the Bacillus clarus genome:
- the hmoA gene encoding heme-degrading monooxygenase HmoA: MFIETKTFTVKEGTSDIVVERFTGEGIIEKFEGFIDLSVLVKKVRRGDEEVVVMIRWESEEAWKNWETSEEHLAGHRASRGKPKPDHIIHVEHAVYYVKSSKSAYQKS; encoded by the coding sequence ATGTTTATCGAAACAAAGACATTTACAGTAAAAGAGGGTACATCTGATATAGTTGTAGAGCGTTTTACTGGAGAAGGAATTATTGAAAAGTTTGAAGGGTTCATTGACTTAAGTGTTCTCGTTAAAAAAGTAAGACGCGGAGACGAAGAAGTAGTAGTTATGATTCGCTGGGAATCTGAAGAGGCATGGAAAAACTGGGAAACGAGTGAAGAACATTTAGCGGGACATAGAGCGAGCCGTGGTAAACCAAAGCCAGATCATATCATTCACGTTGAGCATGCGGTGTATTATGTGAAATCATCGAAATCGGCTTATCAAAAGTCATAA
- a CDS encoding MFS transporter: MGNVLKNRSFFFMWIGSAISELGGAFGTLCNSILVYELTGSKTALSSMWLLYLIPSLILQLVIGPFIDRWSRKWIMILSQWMRAFIFLIPLVMLTINHIDVWHVYIVQIIVGLITPLYTPASQAITPTVVSKEQLQDANAYIDGMTRLMMFLGPVLGGIVIKFVGIKLTLSFVCICLFISGGLLLFIKEKRVQQELRKTWLEQFFHGFTYFFTKPIIVWLGVFLTFVQFGVGVTMVTTLPYIKDELSAGYAEYGYFMAGFPLGYVVGSMLIGKVTYKSRRLFMLGGLFVGGLTYISLGLNNSILIAIFIEVIAGVCIAFFNIHNTTLCQQIVPNEMIGKVFSVRLFLIRSAMPLGVLLGGILSEIWGVRVLYFIIGSIICVTSLLGMSLPYFKFLDDVIEEKSA, from the coding sequence GTGGGAAATGTATTGAAAAATCGTTCATTCTTTTTTATGTGGATTGGCAGTGCAATTTCAGAATTAGGTGGGGCTTTCGGAACATTATGTAATTCCATTCTTGTATACGAGCTAACAGGATCGAAAACAGCATTAAGTAGTATGTGGTTACTATATCTTATCCCGTCTCTCATACTACAATTAGTCATCGGACCATTTATTGATAGATGGAGCCGAAAGTGGATTATGATTTTGTCACAATGGATGCGGGCTTTTATTTTCCTAATACCTTTAGTGATGTTAACTATTAATCATATAGACGTTTGGCACGTTTATATTGTTCAAATTATAGTTGGTCTCATTACACCGCTTTATACACCGGCGAGTCAGGCGATTACACCAACTGTTGTAAGTAAAGAGCAGCTTCAAGACGCAAATGCGTATATTGATGGAATGACGCGCCTAATGATGTTTCTTGGGCCAGTATTAGGCGGTATTGTCATTAAGTTTGTTGGAATTAAGCTTACACTATCTTTCGTATGTATTTGTTTATTTATAAGCGGAGGATTATTGCTTTTTATAAAAGAAAAGAGGGTACAACAAGAGCTTCGAAAAACATGGCTAGAACAATTTTTTCACGGGTTTACATACTTTTTCACAAAGCCGATTATCGTTTGGCTCGGAGTATTTCTTACATTTGTTCAATTTGGAGTAGGAGTAACGATGGTTACGACTCTTCCTTATATAAAAGATGAACTATCGGCAGGCTATGCGGAATACGGTTACTTCATGGCTGGTTTTCCACTTGGCTATGTAGTTGGCTCTATGTTAATTGGGAAAGTGACATATAAAAGCCGTCGGTTATTCATGCTTGGAGGATTATTTGTAGGAGGGCTCACTTATATTTCACTTGGTTTAAATAACAGTATCCTTATAGCGATTTTTATTGAAGTAATTGCTGGTGTATGTATTGCATTTTTCAATATTCATAACACAACTCTATGCCAACAAATTGTCCCGAATGAGATGATAGGAAAAGTGTTTTCAGTACGGTTATTTTTGATACGATCAGCTATGCCGTTAGGTGTATTATTAGGGGGAATACTGAGTGAAATATGGGGAGTGAGAGTATTATACTTTATTATCGGTTCGATTATATGTGTTACCTCTTTGTTAGGTATGTCCCTTCCTTATTTTAAATTTTTGGATGATGTGATTGAGGAGAAATCTGCATAA
- a CDS encoding ArsR/SmtB family transcription factor, giving the protein MEVFHVSSRKRETYNVQIKYSILFECALGIAAITHKRLIDTLEKSQSEWEEIRQSLPHEMIEHLQFVEKHNTWKALLQLLYQGVFTDLSQFIQNIHSLSEVDLKYVCLPFLGDIHQDKRRLAASGEVSAIHELMELTHDHQFFSTYIEFICNVDVQLLKEHLIAVMTGWYESVVKKEEEQLLSILQRDYEAKNEMNEKMKSEEFVEWATGGVTYMPEPSVHHVLLIPQLTYRPWNIEADLEDTKVFHYPVANESIHPEDPYEPSYFLVHKHKALGDEARLRIAKLLFEKERTLQDITERLKLGKSTVHHHLKLLRSAKLVDIHDGKYVLRKKAIHSLAKELEVFLNR; this is encoded by the coding sequence ATGGAAGTCTTTCATGTATCGAGTAGAAAAAGGGAGACATATAACGTTCAAATTAAATATTCGATACTTTTCGAATGTGCACTTGGGATTGCGGCAATTACTCATAAAAGGTTAATTGACACACTAGAGAAGTCTCAAAGTGAATGGGAAGAAATTAGGCAATCTTTACCTCATGAAATGATAGAGCATTTACAGTTTGTCGAGAAGCATAATACGTGGAAAGCATTGCTACAGCTACTATATCAGGGAGTTTTTACGGATTTATCTCAGTTTATTCAAAATATCCATTCACTATCAGAAGTAGATTTAAAGTATGTATGTTTACCATTTTTAGGAGATATACATCAAGATAAAAGACGTTTAGCGGCAAGTGGTGAAGTTTCAGCAATACATGAATTAATGGAGCTAACGCATGACCATCAGTTTTTCTCTACTTATATTGAGTTTATATGTAATGTAGACGTGCAGTTATTGAAGGAGCATTTAATTGCCGTTATGACTGGCTGGTATGAGAGTGTAGTTAAGAAAGAAGAAGAGCAGCTACTCTCTATACTACAACGAGATTATGAAGCAAAAAATGAAATGAATGAGAAGATGAAGTCAGAAGAGTTTGTAGAGTGGGCGACAGGCGGAGTTACATATATGCCAGAGCCAAGTGTTCATCATGTACTTCTTATTCCTCAGCTTACATATAGACCATGGAATATCGAAGCGGATTTGGAAGATACGAAAGTATTTCATTATCCAGTCGCAAATGAAAGTATACATCCAGAAGATCCATATGAGCCGAGTTATTTTTTAGTTCATAAACATAAGGCGCTAGGGGATGAGGCAAGGTTACGTATTGCAAAGTTACTGTTTGAAAAAGAGCGTACGCTGCAAGATATAACTGAGAGATTAAAACTCGGAAAATCAACAGTACATCATCATTTGAAACTTTTACGTTCAGCGAAATTAGTTGATATTCATGACGGGAAATATGTTTTGAGAAAGAAAGCGATACATTCTTTAGCGAAAGAATTGGAAGTGTTTTTGAATCGGTAG
- a CDS encoding ABC transporter ATP-binding protein, producing MAQLSFKNIYKKYDHDVTIVKDFNLEVNDGEFIVLVGPSGCGKSTTLRMIAGLEEISEGDFYIDGKRVNDITPKDRDIAMVFQNYALYPHMSVYDNMAFGLKLRKYSKTEIDQRVKYAAKILGLEEYLGRKPKALSGGQRQRVALGRAIVRNAKVFLMDEPLSNLDARLRVQMRAEITKLHQQLQTTTVYVTHDQIEAMTMATRLVVLKDGIIQQVGTPKEVYENPENVFVGGFIGSPGMNFFKGVLTESAVMIDKWKIEVPEEKMKGLRNKGYANKEIIIGIRPEDFCYGKTISSLPYNAKITVSIDVAELMGAETYLYSNINGQPFVARVDASIDVQSQSKMDLGLNMDKVHYFDFKTEKRIVL from the coding sequence ATGGCTCAACTATCATTCAAAAACATTTACAAAAAATATGATCATGATGTGACAATCGTAAAAGATTTTAATCTAGAAGTAAATGATGGAGAATTTATCGTGTTGGTTGGACCTTCAGGATGTGGAAAATCAACTACATTACGTATGATTGCGGGGCTTGAGGAGATTTCAGAGGGAGACTTTTATATTGATGGAAAGCGTGTAAATGATATTACACCGAAAGATAGAGATATAGCAATGGTTTTTCAAAACTATGCGCTCTATCCACATATGAGTGTGTATGATAACATGGCGTTCGGATTAAAATTGCGAAAATATAGTAAAACAGAGATTGACCAACGTGTGAAATATGCAGCGAAAATTCTTGGGCTTGAGGAATATTTAGGTCGGAAGCCAAAAGCACTTTCAGGTGGACAACGTCAGCGTGTTGCCTTAGGACGAGCGATTGTTCGGAATGCAAAAGTATTCTTAATGGACGAGCCTTTGTCAAACTTAGATGCGAGGCTACGCGTTCAAATGCGTGCTGAGATTACAAAATTACACCAGCAGCTGCAAACAACAACTGTGTATGTCACGCACGATCAAATAGAAGCTATGACGATGGCGACGCGTTTAGTTGTGCTAAAGGATGGTATTATACAACAAGTCGGTACACCTAAAGAAGTCTATGAAAATCCAGAGAATGTATTTGTCGGTGGATTTATTGGCTCCCCTGGAATGAACTTTTTCAAAGGAGTATTAACAGAAAGTGCGGTTATGATTGATAAGTGGAAAATTGAAGTGCCAGAAGAGAAGATGAAAGGCTTGCGAAACAAAGGATATGCCAATAAAGAAATCATCATAGGGATACGTCCAGAAGACTTTTGTTATGGAAAAACAATCTCATCCTTACCATATAATGCAAAAATAACGGTATCCATTGATGTAGCAGAATTAATGGGGGCAGAAACATATCTTTATTCCAACATCAATGGCCAACCCTTTGTTGCACGTGTTGATGCTTCTATTGATGTGCAAAGTCAATCAAAGATGGATCTTGGTTTAAACATGGACAAAGTTCATTATTTTGATTTTAAAACAGAGAAGCGAATCGTTTTATAA
- a CDS encoding HAD family hydrolase: MNKAIIFDKDGTLIQLDSVWYKIVHRVLDDIFQMYPNEKSKRDDYLKIIGMSDNDFESTSLLACRTNYFIAAAWFSLLENQNVNKENFIHDVCALFKKYSTADDLVFTEVEGAKETLRYLKDNEYVIGVVTADDVDAAIHSLKMTELYDYVDFLGADDGVNRTKPESDFYHMFKEKFSLVEEDVLMVGDTLTDVKFARNSNIKVVGVLSGASRKEDLEGKADYILDSMKDIPKIL; encoded by the coding sequence GTGAATAAGGCAATTATTTTTGATAAAGATGGAACATTAATACAGTTAGATTCAGTTTGGTATAAAATTGTTCATCGTGTACTAGATGATATATTTCAAATGTATCCAAATGAAAAAAGTAAACGAGATGACTACTTAAAGATTATTGGTATGAGTGATAACGATTTTGAGAGTACGAGTTTACTAGCTTGTCGTACAAATTACTTTATTGCGGCTGCATGGTTTTCGTTGTTAGAAAATCAAAATGTGAATAAAGAGAATTTTATTCATGATGTATGTGCATTATTCAAAAAATACTCTACAGCAGATGACCTTGTATTTACAGAAGTAGAAGGTGCAAAGGAAACATTACGATATTTAAAAGATAATGAGTATGTAATTGGGGTTGTTACGGCAGACGATGTTGATGCAGCCATACATTCTCTAAAAATGACAGAGTTATATGATTATGTAGATTTTTTAGGTGCAGATGATGGTGTTAATAGAACAAAACCTGAAAGTGACTTTTATCATATGTTCAAAGAAAAATTTTCACTGGTTGAAGAAGATGTGCTCATGGTAGGTGATACATTAACAGATGTTAAATTTGCAAGAAATAGCAACATTAAAGTAGTGGGCGTCCTATCAGGTGCGAGCAGGAAGGAAGATTTAGAAGGAAAAGCGGATTATATTTTAGACAGCATGAAGGATATTCCGAAAATTTTATAA
- a CDS encoding CehA/McbA family metallohydrolase, which translates to MIEMKSAIMLSPFVKNKHCFQMDATDSTNFTLTIDQGKNRKIPLLLILRDPSGCVRIQYQTPIIDEKLVVAKDSKFCSAGCSGGEIQSGNWELEVVYIPHCAEKVLKFTGKNVEYTVNIIVNDELKREYNREHFCKENVFIDEYSFNNVINEEHRWYKGDFHEHTNLTDGEIDDELGMKVCEKQELDFLYATEHNIVMPSYQKGSTLIIPSMELTTPYGHYNIFGMKEYINFTDYLDESFSVKNMNGLFSLMKEKGYLISVNHPFMKPWANQINIKLESIHTMEIMCDPTYKKSKPSTLEALHYFDQMWLKGLKIGGIGGSDSHLHPSKTFPGSKDPSIYGDPGTYVLCNGLSIKNLNDAIQKGRIYFSRFRKLEIDIQNEGETIYVGDEAKGNIIYNIRTDKACEWRLVVNGQIIEKEFGGDVTFEFSLHEDEYARVEGWEEDELVAFINPIHNKVKCKNGNTWYEVLGGVEGE; encoded by the coding sequence ATGATTGAAATGAAAAGTGCTATAATGCTTTCTCCATTCGTAAAAAATAAACATTGTTTCCAAATGGATGCGACTGATAGTACAAACTTTACATTAACTATTGATCAAGGGAAGAACCGGAAAATTCCGCTTTTACTTATTTTGAGGGATCCTAGCGGTTGTGTGCGTATACAGTATCAAACCCCAATTATTGATGAAAAACTAGTTGTAGCAAAAGATTCAAAATTTTGTTCAGCTGGTTGCAGTGGAGGGGAAATACAGTCAGGTAATTGGGAATTAGAAGTAGTATATATTCCCCATTGTGCAGAGAAAGTACTAAAGTTTACCGGGAAAAATGTTGAATATACAGTCAATATAATAGTGAATGACGAGTTGAAGCGAGAGTATAATAGAGAGCATTTTTGCAAGGAAAATGTTTTTATTGATGAATACAGTTTTAATAATGTAATAAATGAAGAGCATCGTTGGTACAAAGGAGATTTTCATGAACACACAAATTTAACGGATGGTGAGATAGATGATGAACTGGGAATGAAAGTGTGTGAAAAACAAGAGCTGGATTTCTTATATGCGACGGAACACAACATTGTCATGCCATCTTATCAAAAAGGAAGCACATTAATTATACCATCAATGGAACTTACAACTCCTTACGGACATTACAACATATTTGGTATGAAGGAATATATTAACTTCACAGATTATTTAGATGAATCGTTTAGTGTCAAAAACATGAATGGACTATTTTCTCTCATGAAAGAAAAAGGCTATTTAATTAGTGTGAATCATCCATTTATGAAACCTTGGGCGAACCAAATTAATATTAAATTAGAAAGTATTCATACGATGGAAATTATGTGTGATCCAACCTATAAAAAGAGTAAACCATCTACTTTAGAAGCTTTACATTATTTCGATCAAATGTGGTTAAAGGGTCTTAAAATTGGGGGGATAGGAGGAAGTGATTCTCACTTACATCCGTCTAAAACATTTCCAGGATCGAAAGACCCATCGATTTACGGTGATCCAGGAACATATGTATTATGTAATGGTTTATCTATTAAAAACTTAAATGATGCAATCCAAAAAGGCAGAATTTATTTTTCTCGATTTAGAAAACTAGAGATAGATATTCAAAATGAAGGTGAAACTATTTATGTCGGCGATGAGGCTAAAGGAAATATTATTTACAACATTCGTACAGATAAAGCATGTGAGTGGAGACTAGTTGTGAATGGGCAAATAATTGAAAAAGAATTTGGCGGCGACGTAACCTTTGAATTCTCTTTACATGAAGATGAATATGCTAGAGTTGAGGGATGGGAAGAGGACGAATTAGTAGCGTTTATAAATCCTATTCATAATAAAGTGAAGTGTAAAAATGGTAACACATGGTATGAAGTGTTAGGGGGAGTCGAAGGTGAATAA
- a CDS encoding extracellular solute-binding protein, protein MKKLFMLLTILPLFVSALAGCSGGKASTVKASKEGEKIVIPFINGVGGSLADRVDKIVEEYNKSQDKYVVKTTKTGNYDESYQKLQSGFAANNQEAIALLGSDIVQEYVKKKLIVPLDEYVKNDNGFKKEDYGKGFMEQATIDGKLYGIPFYGTTQIFYYNKKMLTENGFTNDDLKTWEGVEKVAKTVAKRDANGNVLYAGWMPMWGTSNLIDAVRSAGGNVLSADGKKVLINDDTWVTVWGKFRTWLHEDKIMKIHSGGTGWEYWDKTVIDLVEGRTLGFTGSSGDQGFVFKSLGKGMTEEERLNTFEALPQPAWGNNKPAPKLETYLFTLTRNIDPEVAKGAYDFMKFATSTEKTAEWSMATGYIPVRNNVTDYGPYAEFVKKQPQALIPLEQANKYGVGPFVDPTGGKINDALNVAKDKVEIEGIPAKKALDEAAKVAQEELDKVLKKKK, encoded by the coding sequence ATGAAAAAATTATTCATGCTTTTAACAATTTTACCACTGTTTGTTAGTGCACTTGCAGGTTGTTCAGGCGGAAAAGCAAGTACTGTTAAAGCAAGTAAAGAAGGCGAGAAAATTGTTATTCCATTCATTAATGGAGTAGGTGGTTCTCTTGCAGATCGTGTAGATAAGATTGTGGAGGAATACAATAAAAGTCAGGACAAGTATGTAGTGAAAACGACGAAAACAGGTAACTATGACGAGTCTTATCAAAAGCTTCAAAGTGGATTTGCGGCGAATAACCAAGAAGCAATCGCATTATTAGGCTCAGACATCGTCCAAGAATATGTTAAGAAAAAGTTAATTGTACCTTTAGATGAATATGTTAAAAATGATAATGGATTTAAAAAAGAAGATTATGGAAAAGGTTTTATGGAGCAAGCAACAATTGACGGGAAGTTATATGGAATTCCGTTTTACGGTACAACTCAAATTTTCTATTACAATAAAAAAATGTTAACGGAAAATGGCTTTACAAATGATGATTTAAAGACGTGGGAAGGTGTAGAAAAAGTAGCGAAAACAGTAGCAAAACGTGATGCAAATGGAAATGTTTTGTACGCTGGCTGGATGCCAATGTGGGGTACGTCAAACTTAATTGATGCGGTTCGCAGTGCTGGCGGTAATGTATTAAGCGCAGATGGTAAAAAAGTGTTAATTAACGATGACACTTGGGTTACGGTATGGGGAAAATTCCGTACATGGCTTCATGAAGATAAAATTATGAAAATTCATTCAGGTGGAACTGGATGGGAATATTGGGATAAAACTGTAATTGATTTAGTAGAAGGTAGAACGTTAGGATTTACAGGTTCATCTGGTGACCAAGGATTTGTTTTTAAATCGTTAGGTAAAGGCATGACTGAGGAAGAACGTCTTAACACATTTGAAGCACTACCGCAACCAGCTTGGGGTAATAATAAACCAGCACCAAAATTAGAAACATATTTATTCACATTAACGAGAAATATTGATCCAGAAGTAGCAAAAGGTGCATATGACTTTATGAAATTTGCGACAAGTACTGAGAAAACGGCTGAATGGTCAATGGCAACAGGTTATATTCCTGTTCGTAACAATGTAACAGATTACGGTCCATATGCTGAATTTGTAAAAAAACAACCACAAGCATTAATTCCATTAGAGCAAGCTAACAAATACGGAGTGGGGCCATTTGTGGATCCAACTGGCGGGAAAATCAATGACGCATTAAATGTAGCTAAGGATAAAGTAGAAATTGAAGGAATTCCTGCAAAGAAAGCATTAGATGAAGCAGCCAAGGTTGCGCAGGAAGAATTAGATAAAGTTCTGAAAAAGAAGAAATAA
- a CDS encoding carbohydrate ABC transporter permease, with protein MKKAPLIIKHLFLALSSILFVFPFIWMVLGSFKSSSEVLQGGFWPKEFHWGNYRQVLDILPFNTYLFNSFYTSFIITIYVLVSSALFAYMLAFYKFKGKNITFSVVMATYMIPGAVSYVPVYVMLGKFGLLDSHFGYMISMAVSVFGIFYLKQSFHKVGYEIVEAAKIDGASDWRILWKIIFPMTRSSFVTLGLVTFIGNYNNYIWPALILKDSTQKLITNGIADYFINSSLGRDWSHIMVASTIATVPLLLVFLILQKWFLSGVTDSGIKG; from the coding sequence ATGAAAAAAGCTCCATTAATCATAAAGCATCTCTTTTTAGCTTTATCAAGTATCTTGTTTGTCTTTCCATTCATATGGATGGTACTTGGTTCGTTTAAATCATCTAGTGAAGTATTACAAGGAGGTTTTTGGCCAAAAGAATTTCACTGGGGAAATTATCGCCAAGTATTAGATATTCTTCCATTTAACACGTATTTATTTAATAGTTTCTATACTTCTTTCATTATTACTATATATGTACTTGTTTCGTCAGCGCTTTTTGCTTATATGTTGGCATTTTATAAGTTTAAAGGGAAGAATATTACGTTTAGTGTTGTGATGGCAACCTATATGATCCCTGGGGCTGTATCTTATGTTCCTGTATATGTAATGTTAGGGAAGTTCGGTTTACTTGATTCACATTTTGGATACATGATTTCTATGGCTGTTAGCGTATTCGGCATTTTCTATTTAAAACAATCATTCCATAAGGTTGGCTATGAAATAGTTGAAGCAGCCAAAATTGATGGGGCAAGTGATTGGCGTATTCTTTGGAAGATTATTTTTCCGATGACACGATCATCATTTGTAACACTAGGGTTGGTCACATTTATTGGTAATTATAATAATTACATCTGGCCAGCTCTTATATTGAAAGATAGTACGCAAAAATTAATTACAAATGGAATTGCTGATTATTTCATTAATAGTTCTTTAGGACGAGATTGGTCACACATAATGGTTGCAAGTACAATCGCAACAGTGCCGCTCTTACTCGTATTTTTAATTCTACAAAAATGGTTCTTATCTGGTGTTACTGATTCAGGAATAAAGGGTTAA
- a CDS encoding carbohydrate ABC transporter permease, translating into MQIKLSKAVFFLIPVGIPLILFWIIPNFISLGISFTDWDFMTNDFNFVGLENYFNLFTQDSFMQALLNTFYFGIGTVIPTIVLGLGFALFFRKKFKGSAIYQLLIFSPWVTPTIAVSIVWSLLYEPQFGVINKVLNFFGIPGLDWLQSSQTAMLAVIIVTVWKLVGWTMIFYIGALEKVPDGLYEAASIDGANSWQKFRYVTLPMVSATTFFLVVVNTISAVQAYDQIKILTQGGPSGSTRTLLYLFFQQGFEQFDMGSATAIAFIILIITILLSVINKIIGDKWVNY; encoded by the coding sequence ATGCAAATAAAACTATCAAAAGCTGTGTTCTTTTTAATACCAGTTGGAATACCTCTAATATTGTTTTGGATTATTCCGAATTTCATTAGTTTAGGTATTAGTTTTACTGATTGGGATTTTATGACGAATGATTTTAACTTTGTTGGATTAGAAAACTATTTCAATTTGTTTACACAAGATTCTTTTATGCAAGCATTGTTAAATACGTTTTATTTCGGAATTGGAACAGTCATTCCAACGATTGTATTAGGTTTAGGTTTCGCATTATTCTTCCGAAAAAAATTTAAAGGCTCTGCGATTTATCAATTATTGATTTTTTCACCATGGGTAACGCCGACGATAGCTGTATCCATTGTGTGGTCACTTTTATATGAACCTCAATTTGGAGTTATTAATAAAGTTCTAAACTTTTTCGGGATACCAGGTTTGGATTGGCTTCAAAGTAGTCAAACAGCGATGCTAGCAGTCATTATTGTGACAGTATGGAAATTAGTTGGATGGACGATGATTTTCTATATTGGCGCATTAGAGAAAGTACCAGATGGCTTATATGAGGCTGCTAGTATTGATGGAGCGAATTCGTGGCAGAAATTTCGATATGTAACACTGCCAATGGTTTCAGCAACAACTTTCTTCTTAGTTGTTGTCAATACAATTTCTGCGGTGCAGGCTTATGATCAAATTAAGATTTTAACACAAGGTGGACCTAGTGGTTCGACGCGTACGTTACTTTATTTATTCTTCCAACAAGGGTTTGAACAGTTTGATATGGGATCTGCAACGGCAATCGCATTTATTATATTAATCATTACAATTTTACTATCTGTTATAAACAAAATAATAGGTGACAAGTGGGTGAACTATTAA
- a CDS encoding DeoR/GlpR family DNA-binding transcription regulator, translating to MKSYTQFERRKHILDELEKYNRVMVNDLAKVLNVTTETIRRDLDMMHKEGKLTKIHGGAIKKKDHTIEFYFDRRRSENIEDKRKIAMEASKLVEDNDIIAIEIGTTTMQILDYIHDKKNLTILTNSIPAVNKIIELKEQYDSFDCRLIVIGGILNTNSLALSGEMTLNYLDHFTVNKLFASCDGISLEKELTCSYIEDAQIFQQLKNNAKQVVMMVDESKFNLTKFYKSGNFSDIDTLYTNAKLDEAWQNILISQGIEVIAV from the coding sequence ATGAAGTCTTACACACAATTTGAAAGAAGAAAACACATACTGGATGAGCTAGAAAAATACAATCGAGTAATGGTAAATGACTTAGCGAAGGTGTTAAATGTTACGACAGAAACAATACGAAGAGATTTAGATATGATGCATAAGGAAGGTAAGCTTACGAAAATACATGGTGGTGCAATTAAGAAAAAGGATCATACTATAGAATTTTATTTTGACAGACGTCGATCTGAGAATATTGAAGACAAACGAAAAATTGCCATGGAAGCAAGTAAACTAGTAGAAGATAATGATATTATCGCAATTGAAATTGGGACAACTACAATGCAGATTTTGGATTATATACATGATAAAAAAAATTTGACGATTCTAACAAACTCGATACCAGCTGTTAATAAAATTATTGAGCTTAAAGAACAATATGATTCATTTGATTGCAGATTAATAGTCATAGGTGGAATATTGAATACGAATTCATTAGCACTGTCTGGAGAAATGACGTTAAACTATCTTGACCACTTCACTGTTAATAAGTTATTTGCTTCGTGTGATGGGATTTCATTAGAAAAAGAACTGACATGTTCGTATATTGAAGACGCACAAATATTTCAGCAGTTAAAGAACAATGCAAAACAAGTTGTGATGATGGTAGATGAGTCAAAGTTTAATTTAACAAAGTTTTATAAAAGCGGGAATTTTAGTGATATAGATACGCTATATACAAATGCTAAGCTCGATGAGGCATGGCAAAACATTCTAATAAGTCAAGGGATTGAAGTAATAGCAGTATAG
- a CDS encoding kinase encodes MSTSEIMKVIKEHKDERFILGIDGLSRSGKTTLVKELEEDMKQSGIPFHIFHIDDHITERNKRYNTGFAEWYEYYNLQWDIDWLQRNFFRKLQGENQLHLLFYKDETDSHQMREITIPNLSIIVIEGVFLQRKEWRDYFHYMVYLDCSREKRFLRESEDTQKNLSKFENRYWKAEEYYLEMELPKQRADLVIEG; translated from the coding sequence ATGAGCACAAGTGAAATAATGAAAGTTATTAAGGAACATAAAGATGAGCGATTTATATTAGGTATAGATGGTCTAAGTCGTTCGGGTAAAACAACTTTGGTTAAAGAGTTGGAAGAAGATATGAAGCAAAGTGGAATCCCGTTTCATATATTCCATATTGATGATCATATTACCGAGCGTAACAAGCGATATAATACTGGATTTGCAGAATGGTATGAGTATTACAATCTACAGTGGGATATTGATTGGTTACAGCGTAATTTTTTTCGGAAATTACAGGGAGAGAATCAATTGCATCTTCTCTTTTATAAGGATGAAACAGATTCGCATCAAATGAGAGAAATAACAATTCCTAATCTTTCTATTATCGTTATTGAAGGGGTTTTCCTTCAGCGAAAAGAATGGAGAGATTACTTTCATTATATGGTGTATTTGGATTGTTCGAGAGAGAAAAGGTTTCTTCGAGAAAGTGAAGATACACAAAAGAACCTTTCAAAGTTTGAAAATCGATATTGGAAAGCAGAAGAGTACTATTTGGAGATGGAATTGCCAAAGCAGAGGGCGGATTTAGTGATTGAAGGGTGA